In Sphingomonas sp. SUN019, one genomic interval encodes:
- a CDS encoding response regulator transcription factor encodes MDWSIAAPSPAAVARSPFAADPIRKDANGRQSPTVATVDIDGIDESPNVRAPLRLLVIDRRSLTLECLVAALADTREIGSIVAASNESDALTRIGDHGGADVALLNLAGDPFDERSVALMREVLDPVLPPGAIVLLTGLVDRVHMLAALKQGVLGFLSSDTPTDIILEALRLVSRGWTVYPPLDPKLLAPDTRESGSFPGLAEGLTLTSRQRQVLQNLQRGMTNRDIANGLGISERAVKGHVQELMRRMGATNRTQIVAMLAGMTNRPRDEESD; translated from the coding sequence ATGGACTGGTCCATCGCAGCGCCATCGCCCGCGGCCGTCGCAAGATCGCCGTTCGCCGCCGATCCGATCCGTAAGGACGCCAACGGCCGTCAGTCGCCGACCGTCGCCACGGTCGATATCGACGGTATCGACGAATCGCCGAACGTGCGCGCACCGCTGCGCCTGCTGGTGATCGACCGGCGATCGTTGACGCTGGAATGCCTGGTCGCCGCGCTTGCCGACACGCGCGAGATTGGTAGCATCGTCGCGGCGAGCAACGAAAGCGATGCGTTGACCCGGATCGGCGACCATGGTGGCGCCGATGTCGCGCTGCTCAACCTGGCCGGCGATCCGTTCGATGAGCGCAGCGTCGCGTTGATGCGCGAAGTCCTCGACCCAGTCCTTCCGCCGGGCGCGATTGTGCTGCTGACCGGCTTGGTCGATCGCGTTCATATGCTCGCCGCGCTGAAGCAGGGCGTGCTCGGATTTCTCAGCAGCGACACGCCCACCGACATCATTCTCGAGGCGCTCCGACTAGTCAGTCGCGGGTGGACGGTTTATCCGCCGCTCGACCCGAAACTGCTCGCGCCGGATACGCGCGAGTCCGGCTCTTTCCCCGGTCTGGCCGAGGGCCTTACGCTGACGTCGCGACAACGGCAGGTGCTGCAGAACCTTCAACGCGGCATGACGAACCGCGATATCGCAAATGGTCTCGGCATCAGCGAGCGCGCCGTAAAGGGCCACGTGCAGGAACTGATGCGCCGAATGGGTGCGACCAACCGAACGCAGATCGTCGCGATGCTGGCCGGGATGACGAACCGGCCCCGCGACGAAGAATCCGATTGA
- a CDS encoding lipopolysaccharide biosynthesis protein, which produces MRNLAHLTGGKAVSVALGMATLAITAKMLGPGLLGIVAMIESYGRLIDQMIRLETWQTVIRYGARAIEDDDRSRLTRLIKLGVTTDIIGATIVAGVALVGAPVAARLLHWDAETLRMAQIYSAALLFGVSSTPIGILRLFDRFAQAAWVEPVIAAIRLAAIATIWLFGGSVWAVVLLGVALIILERLVMSCLAWRVLRQEGVTGVLRAPLRGAIALFPGIAGFVLAANGTVLIRKSTQEADVLIVGAIAGSVGAGLYQLARKVALAAAKGGQMIQQAAFPELARLWAAGQRDRFLHLVGRIEWITLGLALLLPCAVALMGPRLIPLIAGDGFEDAYVPLLVQSFAVVIFLGGSALRAALMAAGGQGRFLAASALAAIAFYATIFPAVHMLGVVGAAIAHIVFNAVSLPLALATFRSVTCAPPATPYPPAQAHD; this is translated from the coding sequence GTGCGTAATCTGGCGCACCTTACCGGTGGCAAGGCTGTATCCGTTGCGCTGGGGATGGCGACCTTGGCGATCACCGCCAAGATGCTCGGTCCCGGCCTGCTCGGGATCGTCGCGATGATCGAAAGCTATGGGCGGCTGATCGATCAGATGATCCGGCTGGAGACATGGCAGACCGTGATCCGGTATGGCGCCCGCGCGATCGAGGACGACGATCGGTCGCGACTGACACGGCTGATCAAGCTGGGCGTCACGACGGATATCATCGGAGCGACGATCGTCGCGGGCGTTGCGCTCGTCGGGGCGCCGGTCGCGGCGCGCCTGCTGCACTGGGATGCGGAGACGCTCAGGATGGCGCAGATTTATAGCGCGGCGCTGCTGTTCGGCGTTTCGTCCACTCCGATCGGTATCCTGCGGCTGTTCGACCGGTTCGCGCAGGCGGCGTGGGTGGAACCGGTCATCGCGGCGATCCGGCTGGCGGCGATCGCCACGATCTGGCTGTTCGGCGGATCGGTTTGGGCGGTGGTCCTGCTGGGCGTGGCGCTGATCATCCTCGAGCGGCTCGTGATGTCATGTCTGGCGTGGCGCGTGCTGCGTCAGGAGGGAGTTACCGGCGTTCTGCGTGCGCCGTTGCGGGGGGCGATCGCGCTATTTCCGGGAATTGCCGGTTTCGTGCTCGCCGCCAACGGAACGGTGCTGATCCGCAAGAGCACGCAGGAAGCGGATGTCCTGATCGTCGGCGCGATCGCCGGTTCGGTCGGGGCGGGCCTGTATCAATTGGCGCGCAAGGTCGCGCTGGCGGCGGCGAAAGGCGGGCAGATGATCCAGCAGGCCGCCTTCCCCGAACTGGCGCGATTGTGGGCCGCGGGCCAGCGCGACCGGTTCTTGCATCTGGTGGGGCGGATCGAATGGATTACGCTGGGCCTCGCATTGCTGCTGCCGTGCGCGGTGGCGCTGATGGGGCCACGGTTGATCCCCTTGATCGCCGGCGACGGGTTCGAGGACGCGTACGTTCCCTTGTTGGTCCAGTCGTTTGCGGTGGTCATCTTCCTAGGCGGCAGCGCATTGCGCGCGGCCCTGATGGCGGCGGGGGGCCAAGGGCGATTCCTAGCCGCCTCCGCACTTGCCGCGATCGCCTTTTACGCGACGATATTCCCGGCGGTTCATATGCTGGGAGTCGTCGGTGCGGCGATCGCGCACATCGTGTTCAATGCGGTGTCGCTGCCATTGGCGCTGGCGACGTTCCGATCGGTAACATGTGCGCCTCCGGCAACGCCATATCCTCCCGCCCAAGCCCACGACTGA
- a CDS encoding response regulator transcription factor, protein MREGLRRILTDQGFAVIQTVAEPRELHPSPCDAELVIVDANAFSEGVLSCEQVRAEHPELRIVLMVDEYDLDHIAKAFATGAVDGYLVKTIPCEPLGGALRLVAMGEKLMPSQLVESFTDSSNRLLPMTWDVNCGGLNLSNREIEILRCLLDGDANKVISRRLRITDATVKVHIKAILRKLRVKNRTQAAIWAVSRGLGREDMALPEAHMLPIGTSPAPMAATPH, encoded by the coding sequence GTGCGGGAGGGGCTTCGTCGCATTCTGACGGACCAGGGCTTCGCGGTGATCCAGACGGTCGCGGAACCGCGCGAATTGCATCCCTCGCCGTGCGACGCCGAACTGGTCATCGTCGACGCGAACGCGTTTTCCGAGGGTGTACTTTCGTGCGAGCAGGTTCGCGCTGAACACCCCGAGTTGCGGATCGTCCTGATGGTCGACGAATATGACCTCGACCATATCGCCAAGGCGTTCGCGACTGGGGCCGTCGATGGTTATCTGGTCAAGACGATCCCGTGCGAACCACTTGGCGGCGCGCTGAGGCTCGTCGCGATGGGCGAAAAACTGATGCCGTCGCAACTGGTGGAATCCTTCACCGACAGTTCGAACCGCCTGCTGCCGATGACATGGGACGTCAATTGCGGCGGGCTGAATCTTTCGAACCGCGAGATCGAAATCCTGCGCTGTCTGCTGGACGGCGATGCAAACAAGGTGATTTCGCGCCGGTTGCGCATCACCGACGCCACGGTGAAGGTCCACATCAAGGCGATCCTGCGGAAATTGCGCGTGAAGAACCGCACGCAGGCGGCGATCTGGGCGGTCAGTCGTGGGCTTGGGCGGGAGGATATGGCGTTGCCGGAGGCGCACATGTTACCGATCGGAACGTCGCCAGCGCCAATGGCAGCGACACCGCATTGA